Genomic window (Egicoccus halophilus):
CTGCTCAAGGAAGCCGGGGCCACCGCCGTGAAGCTCGAGGGCGGCGGCCCGATGATCGAGGTCACCGCCCACCTGGTGCGAGCCGGCATCCCCGTGATGGGCCACCTCGGTCTCACGCCGCAGTCGGTCCACCAGTTCGGCGGCTTCAAGGTGCAGGGACGCGACGTCGAGGCGGCGGACCAGCTGGTCGCCGACGCCGTCGGGCTGGCCGACGCCGGCGCCTTCGCGATCGTGCTCGAGTGCGTTCCCACCGAGCTCGGGGCACGGATCACCGAAGCGGTCGATGTGCCGACGATCGGCATCGGCGCCGGTCCCCACACCGATGGTCAGGTGCTCGTCTGGCACGACCTGCTCGGCCTCACGACCGGCCGGCTACCCCGCTTCGTCAAGCCGTACGCGGACCTGCGCTCGGAGATCGCGGGCGCCGTGAAGGCCTTCAGCTCCGAGGTCGCCGACGGCGAGTACCCCGGCCCCGAACACCGCTACTGACGCGAGGGGTGCCCCCACGCGCGGGCGCGGCGCCGACCAACGGTCAGGCAGCCGCGGTGCGCGCTGGCGTACGGTTCCGGCGGCGGCCCCCGCGGCCGGAACCGCACGTGGGCGGCCCCGGCTCCGTCGACCCGTCGGGGCGCCGAAGGAGAGTTGGCGTGCGGCACGGCCGGACCCCGGACGCGCGTCTGCGTCAACTGTTCCTGCGCGTCTCCACCGCGATCGCGGTGACCGACGCCGACGGGCGCCTGCGCGACGCCAATCCTGCCTTCTGCGAGATCCTCGGACGTTCCCTCGAGGAGTTGTACGACGCGGAGCTGGTCACGCTGGCCCACGACGGCGACCGCGCCGAGCTGGCCGAGCTGATCGCCCAGATCGTCACGGGCGGCAAGCCCGCCGCCAGCACCGAGCACCGCTTCGTCAACGCGGCGGGTCGCACCGTGTGGGTCCGCAGCGACCTCGTGCTGCTCGAGGACGACACCGGACGCCACCTGGCGGTGTCCACGGAGAACATCTCGCCGCAGAAGTCGGTCGAGGCCCGCCTCGAGGAGAGCGTGACGCTGTTGCGCATCGCCGGCGACATCGCCCGGGTGGGCGGGTGGGCGATCGAGGCGGACCCGGTGCGTCTGTACTGGTCGGACCAGGTCCACGACCTGGCCGGCTACCCCCGGGGGCGGACCCCACCACTGCAGGAGGCGTTCGAGCTGTACCCGCCCGCCGCGCGGGACCGGATGGGCGCGGCGGTCGAGGCGTGCCTCGCCCACGGGGTGCCCTTCGACCTCGAGGTGCCCTTCTCCTCGGCGCAGGGGGTCGGCCGTTGGGTCCGGGTCGTGGGCGAGCCGCGACGACGCCCCGACGGCACGGTGGAGCGCATCCAGGGCGCGATCCTGGACATCACCGAGCAGAAGCAGGCGCAGCTCCAGCAGGAGCTGCTCGCACGTCGCCTGTCGACCACGATGGAGAGCATCACCGACGCCCTCTACACCGTCGACACCGACTGGCGGTTCACCTACGTCAACGCCCGTGCGCAGGAGGTCCTCGAACGCGACGCCCGCGACCTGGTGGGACGCCGGTTGTGGGACGAGTTCCCGGCGGCGATCGGTTCCCCGCTCGAGACGGCGCTGCGGGCCGCTGACGAACACCGCCACACGATGTCGATCGACGAGTACCACTACGGCCCGCTCGGGCGGTGGTTCTCGGTCACGGTGTACCCGTCGGAGCAGGGCCTGGCGGTCTACTTCCAGGACGTCACCGATCAGCGTCGCAACCGGGTCGAGCTCGAGGCACGCGGGGCCCAGCTGGCCGAGCAGGCCGCCCTGCTCGACGCCGCCCAGGACGCCATCGTGGTCCGCGACCTCGACGGGCGCGTCGGGTACTGGAACCGCGGCGCCGAGCGCATCTACGGCTTCACGGCCGACGAGGCGCAGGGCCGCCCGGTGTGCGAGCTGCTCGGCCTCGACGGCGTGGTGCACGAGCGTGCACTCGAGGAGTTGCACCGCAGCGGGCACTTCTTCGACGAGCTCGTGCAGACCGCCAAGGACGGGACCGAGCTGACGGTGCAGGCCCGCTGGACGCTGCTGCGCGACGAGGAGGGTGTGCCGGTGTCGGTGCTCGGTATCGAGACCGACGTCACCGATCGCAAACGCATGGAGCAGCAGTTCCTGCGGGCGCAGCGCATGGAGAGCATCGGCCACCTCGCCGGAGGGATCGCGCACGATCTCAACAACGCGCTCGCCCCCATCCTGATGGGGGTGGCCCTGCTGTCGCAGGACGAGGACGACCCCCAGCGCCAGCATCTGCTGCAGATGATGGCGGGCAGCGCCGAGCACGGGGCGCAGATGGTCCGTCAGGTGCTGTCCTTCGCCCGGGGCGTCGACGGCCGCCGGGAGGCCGTCGCCGTCGACGACGTGCTCGAACGGGTCCGGCGAATCTGCGTCGACACCTTCCCCAAGAGCATCACCGTCACGGCCGAGGTCGCCGAGGACCTGTTGCCCGTGGTCGGTGATCCGACCCAGATCCAGCAGGTGTTGGTCAACCTGTGCGTCAACGCCCGCGACGCGATGCCCGAGGGTGGCGAGCTGACGCTGCGCGCCCACAACGGCGGCTCGGTCCCGGCAAACGGGCCGGCGGTGGTGTTGCAGGTCACCGACACCGGCAGCGGCATCCCCCCGGAGGTCGTGACCAAGATGTTCGACCCGTTCTTCTCGACCAAGCCGCAGGGCGAGGGCACCGGACTGGGTCTGTCCACCTCGGCGGTGATCGTCGACAGTCACGGTGGCGACATCGAGGTCGAGAGCGAGGAGGGCCTCGGGACGACGTTCACGATCCGGTTGCCCGCGGAAGAGGCCGACACGGCCGGCGGTGAGGCCACCACCGGGGCGGCGTTGCCCGGCTCGGGAGAGCTCGTCCTGGTCGTCGACGACGAACACGCGTTGCGGGAGGTCGGCCGTCGGGTGCTCGAGGGCTCGGGTTACCGGGCGCTGACCGCCGCCGACGGCCGCGAGGCCCTGGAGGCCTACCGGGCGCACCGCTCACGGGTCGCCGCCGTGGTGACCGACCTGATGATGCCGGTCATGGACGGCTACGCCCTGATCGGCGAGCTGCGCAAGCTCGACCGTGAGCTGCCGGTGGTCGCCAACAGCGGGCTGTCCGCGCCCGAGGCCGTCGACCGCGCCTACGCGGCCGGCGCCGATCGCTTCCTGGCCAAGCCCTACACGCCCGTGTCGCTGCTGGAGGTCCTGCGCGACCTGTTGGCCACGGCCGACGAGGCGCGCTGACGACGACGGTCGAGCTGCCGGGCGAGCCGCGCGAGGTCCCCCAGCGCGTGTGGCGTACGCGGCCCCCACCACGACAGCGCCGTGCCGTCCAGCAGCCGCGTCCGTGCCGACCAGTCGGCGAACACGGCCCGGTCCTGCTCACCGAACAGGTACGGCTCGTCGGGCAGCAGCACGACCTCGGGCGCGGCGTCGGCGACCTCCTGCAACCGCAGCCGCGGATAGCGTCCGTCGGCCGCGTCGGGCACCACGTCGAAGCCACACCGGGCGAGCAGGTCGCCGCCGAAGGTGTCGCGTCCCAAGGCCCACCAGGTCTCGTCGAGCGGTCCGCCGTCACTGGGGACCCCGTCGCGCCACACCGGGCAGAAGGCCCGCAGCCGACGCCGGGGCCGAGGCAGCTGGTCGAGTGCGCGGCGGATGGCCTGCGCACTGCCGGCACCGGCCCGTTCCACGCCCAGCGCCGCACCGAGACGGGCCAGCGCTCCCGCGGCGTCGTCGACGGTGCGCACGCGGGTCACGTACACCGCGACCCCGGCCTCGCGCAGGCGCCGGACGTCGAGTTCGCGGTTCTCCTCCTCGTTGGCGACCACGACGTCGGGCGCCAGCTCCACGATCGCCCGCACGTCGGGGTTCTTCGTCCCGCGGACCCGCCGGGCGGTCGGGAACGCCGAGGGCGGAGCGACACACCAGTCGGTCACGGCCACGACGTCGTCCGCGAGCTGCCACCACCACAACACCTCGGACAGGCTCGGCACGAGGCTGACGAAGCGGGTCGGGCGCTCGGGCACCGCCACGGTCGCGCCCAGGTCGTCGACGACGCTGCGCATGTCGCCGCTCATCGCTCGTCCCGCGACGGGACGTGCTCGCCCTCGGCCTCGCGTGCGAGCACGTAGAGGTAGTCGGCACACCGGTTGAGGTAGCGCAGCGGCGCCTGGTCCGGCAGCTGCCCGGCCCGCGCCATCGCCACGACGTGCCGCTCGGCCCGGCGGCAGACCGCACGCGCGAGGTCCAGGGCCGCGGCGGCACGGTTGCCGCCGGGGACGACGAAGGTGGTGGGCAGGGGGTGACGTGCCACGCAGGCGTCGATGCGGGCGTCGAGGGCGTCGACCATCGGGTCGTCGACCAGGCTCACCCCCGCTTCCAGCCGCTCCCAGTGCTCGACCAGCGTGGCGAGTTGGGCACCGACCACGAACAGTTCCCGCTGCACCTCGAGGACCAGCCCGTGCAGGTGGCCGTCGAGTTCCGCGCGGGCCAGGCCCAGGGCGCTGCAGGCCTCGTCCACCGTGCCGTAGGCGGTGGTGCGCAGGTCGTCCTTGTCGACGCGCCCGCCGTACAGCAGCCCCGTGGTGCCGTCGTCGCCGCGCTTGGTGTAGACCTTCACGATGAGGGCAGCTCCTGTGGTGGTGTCGCCCGGAGCGTAGTGAGGCCCGTCCGTGCACTCCGGGCGCCGGACGGCCGTCCTGGCGTTGTCGTGTCGGTGAGCGGACCGGTAGGTTCCGCCTCCCCGCCGCTGGGAGACGTCGAGGTGCCCACCCAACGTTCGCCGCGTCGCGACTTCCGGATCCTGACCCGGCGCCGTGGCGGCTACGACGGCGGCGAGATGTACGACGTGCAGCTGCAGGTCGCCGGCACGGGCGCCCTGGTGTGGGCGCAGACCTTCTCCGACGAACGGCAGGCCGACGAGTTCCAGCGGCAGCTCGAGGAGGACCTCGACACCCTCGACGACCCCAGCTTCCGGCGCAAGTACGGCGTGCCCTCCAGCGCGTGAGCCGCTTCGCGGTGAGACCACGGGCGGGCGTGGTACGCATGGCGGTGCCCGACGCGCCGCGCACCGCGACCGGGGCGGTCGACCTCGACGCACTCGTGCGCGCGTGCGGCCCGGCCGACCTGCTCGAGTCGGCCGACGGAACCGGCTGGTCGTACGTCGTCCCGCACACGGGTGTGGGCCTGGTCGACGACGGCACCCGGACCCGCTGGCACGACGCGGTCGACGGCGGGCCGGACGAGGACCTGGGCACGGATCCGTTCACGGCGATCGACCGCGTGTGCGACCGGCTCGGGGTCCGGCCCGACGCCGTCGACGTCGATCACGACGCCGGCCCCGCCTTCACCGGCGGCCTGGTCGGCGCCCTGGCTTACGACCTCGGCCACCGCGTGGAGCACCTGCCCCGCCGGCTGGCCGACGACCGTGGCCTGCCGCACCTGTGGCTGCAGTTGGCCGACCTCGTCGTCGCCGTCGCGCCGGCGCGCGACCGGGTGCTGGTGGTCGGGCGTGAGCTCACCGGGCGCGGCGACCTCGCGCGTCGTGCCGAGGCGCTCGGCCACCGGCTGCGTGCCGCCCCCCCGGCGACGTCCGTGCCGGTGCGCTCCGACGACGCCCCGCTGACCAGCAGCCTGGACCGCCGGGCGCACCTCGCCGCGGTGCGGGCCGTCCTGGACCACGTGGCGGCCGGCGACGTCTTCCAGGTCAACCTGACCCAGCGGCTCACCAGCCGGTGGGAGGCCGACCTCGGCGCGCTGTACCGGGCCCTGCGCGAGCGCTCACCGGCGCCCTTCGGCGCGGCCCTGCCGGCGGTCGGCCTGGCCTCGGTCTCACCCGAGACCTTCCTGCGCGTCGACGGCCGCTCGGTCGCGACCCGGCCGATCAAGGGCACCCGTCCCCGCCACCGCGATCCGGAGCTCGACGCGGCGCTCGCCGACGACCTGGCCACCTCGGTCAAGGACCGGGCCGAGAACGTGATGGTCGTCGACCTCGAGCGCAACGATCTCGGCCGCGTCTGCGTCCCCGGCAGCGTGCGGGTCCCGGAACTGGCCACCGTCGAGGCCCACCCCACCGTGTGGCACCTGGTCTCCACCGTGAGCGCGACGCTGCGCGACGACGTCGGCTACGGCGAACTGCTGCGCGCGACCTTTCCCTGCGGCTCGATCACGGGGGCACCGAAGATCGCGGCCATGCGCATCATCGAGCGCCTCGAGACGGCGCGCCGCGGCTGGTACTGCGGCGCGGTCGGGTTCCTCTCGCCGGGGGCGGCACGGTTGTCGGTCGCGATCCGGACCGCCACCCTGCACGCCGACGGGACGGTCGACTACGGCGCCGGCGGCGGCATCGTCGCCGACTCCGACCCCGCCGACGAGCGGCACGAGAGCTTCGACAAGGCGGCGGCCTTCCTGCGTGCCGTCCGGGCCCGACGACCGGAGCAACGATGAGCGAGCCGACGACGACCCGGCCACTGTCGGTGTGGATCGACGGGGCACAGGTGCCCGCCGATCGCGCCACCGTGTCGGTCTTCGACCGGGGGTTCCGCAACGGCGAGGGCGTGTTCGAGACCTTCCGTGCCTACGGCGACCACGTGTTCCGCCTGGACCAGCATCTCGCGCGTGCGGTCGCGGGCGCGACCGAGCTCGGGTTCGATCCCGGGCCGACGGCGGTCCTGCGCGCGGCGGTGGCCGACACCGCCCGCGCGAACCTCACGGCGCTGGACGGGCAGGACAGTGCGCTGCGCCTGACGGTGTCGGCCGGGTCCATCGACCCCGACGCGCCCTTCCCCGGCCGACCCGTCGGCGTCCCGACGGTGGTCGTGACCTCCCACCGGCTGGCGCACGACCCGCAGCGCACGGAGGTCGGGGTGTCCGCGTCGAGCGTCGCGCTGGCACGGGAGCTCCCGCACGTGAAGGCCGTGTCGTACCTGGTGGCCGTCACCGCGCGACGACGGGCACGCGCACAGGGCTGCGACGAGGCCCTGCTGACCAGCCCCTCCGGCGAGGTCCTCGAGGGGGCGAGCTCGAACCTGTTCGCGGTCGTGGACGGGCAGCTCGTGACGCCGCCGACCGAGGCCGGCCTGCTGGCGGGCGTGACCCGCGCGGTCGTGCTCGAGGTCGCCGCCCGGCTCGGTCTGCCGGTCGCCGCACGGCCCCTTCCCGTCGAGGAGCTGGCCGGCGCCGAGGAGGCCTTCCTGACCGCGACGACCCGCGAGGTCGTGCCGCTGGTCCGGGTCGACGGTGCCGCGGTCGGCACCGGCCGACCGGGCCCGGTCACCGGACGCATCGTGGCCGGGTTCCGGGCGCTGGTCGAGGAGGAGCGGCGCGCCGGATCAGGACTTCGGCGTCCGGATCGGCAGGTCGCGCACGACGAGCCAGGTGAGGGCGACCAGCACCGCGGCGGCCACGAGTCCGGCGGCGGCGACGACCGGTGATCCCACCGCGGGCGCCGACCCGCCGGCCAGGTCCTGGAAGAACGGCAGCGCGTTCAACCCGGTGTCGCGGGTCCCCGCCGCCCACTCGATGCCGA
Coding sequences:
- the panB gene encoding 3-methyl-2-oxobutanoate hydroxymethyltransferase → MSADAPTPRRPVSIHDLRASKQRGEKFVMLTAYDHSAAALLDELGVPVLLVGDSLGMVVLGYESTVPVTLDEMLHHTRAVARGAPNAVVVGDLPFGTYQDGPSQALASATRLLKEAGATAVKLEGGGPMIEVTAHLVRAGIPVMGHLGLTPQSVHQFGGFKVQGRDVEAADQLVADAVGLADAGAFAIVLECVPTELGARITEAVDVPTIGIGAGPHTDGQVLVWHDLLGLTTGRLPRFVKPYADLRSEIAGAVKAFSSEVADGEYPGPEHRY
- a CDS encoding PAS domain-containing hybrid sensor histidine kinase/response regulator, encoding MRHGRTPDARLRQLFLRVSTAIAVTDADGRLRDANPAFCEILGRSLEELYDAELVTLAHDGDRAELAELIAQIVTGGKPAASTEHRFVNAAGRTVWVRSDLVLLEDDTGRHLAVSTENISPQKSVEARLEESVTLLRIAGDIARVGGWAIEADPVRLYWSDQVHDLAGYPRGRTPPLQEAFELYPPAARDRMGAAVEACLAHGVPFDLEVPFSSAQGVGRWVRVVGEPRRRPDGTVERIQGAILDITEQKQAQLQQELLARRLSTTMESITDALYTVDTDWRFTYVNARAQEVLERDARDLVGRRLWDEFPAAIGSPLETALRAADEHRHTMSIDEYHYGPLGRWFSVTVYPSEQGLAVYFQDVTDQRRNRVELEARGAQLAEQAALLDAAQDAIVVRDLDGRVGYWNRGAERIYGFTADEAQGRPVCELLGLDGVVHERALEELHRSGHFFDELVQTAKDGTELTVQARWTLLRDEEGVPVSVLGIETDVTDRKRMEQQFLRAQRMESIGHLAGGIAHDLNNALAPILMGVALLSQDEDDPQRQHLLQMMAGSAEHGAQMVRQVLSFARGVDGRREAVAVDDVLERVRRICVDTFPKSITVTAEVAEDLLPVVGDPTQIQQVLVNLCVNARDAMPEGGELTLRAHNGGSVPANGPAVVLQVTDTGSGIPPEVVTKMFDPFFSTKPQGEGTGLGLSTSAVIVDSHGGDIEVESEEGLGTTFTIRLPAEEADTAGGEATTGAALPGSGELVLVVDDEHALREVGRRVLEGSGYRALTAADGREALEAYRAHRSRVAAVVTDLMMPVMDGYALIGELRKLDRELPVVANSGLSAPEAVDRAYAAGADRFLAKPYTPVSLLEVLRDLLATADEAR
- a CDS encoding helical backbone metal receptor, which encodes MSGDMRSVVDDLGATVAVPERPTRFVSLVPSLSEVLWWWQLADDVVAVTDWCVAPPSAFPTARRVRGTKNPDVRAIVELAPDVVVANEEENRELDVRRLREAGVAVYVTRVRTVDDAAGALARLGAALGVERAGAGSAQAIRRALDQLPRPRRRLRAFCPVWRDGVPSDGGPLDETWWALGRDTFGGDLLARCGFDVVPDAADGRYPRLRLQEVADAAPEVVLLPDEPYLFGEQDRAVFADWSARTRLLDGTALSWWGPRTPHALGDLARLARQLDRRRQRASSAVANRSRRTSSSDTGV
- a CDS encoding cob(I)yrinic acid a,c-diamide adenosyltransferase, whose amino-acid sequence is MKVYTKRGDDGTTGLLYGGRVDKDDLRTTAYGTVDEACSALGLARAELDGHLHGLVLEVQRELFVVGAQLATLVEHWERLEAGVSLVDDPMVDALDARIDACVARHPLPTTFVVPGGNRAAAALDLARAVCRRAERHVVAMARAGQLPDQAPLRYLNRCADYLYVLAREAEGEHVPSRDER
- the pabB gene encoding aminodeoxychorismate synthase component I translates to MAVPDAPRTATGAVDLDALVRACGPADLLESADGTGWSYVVPHTGVGLVDDGTRTRWHDAVDGGPDEDLGTDPFTAIDRVCDRLGVRPDAVDVDHDAGPAFTGGLVGALAYDLGHRVEHLPRRLADDRGLPHLWLQLADLVVAVAPARDRVLVVGRELTGRGDLARRAEALGHRLRAAPPATSVPVRSDDAPLTSSLDRRAHLAAVRAVLDHVAAGDVFQVNLTQRLTSRWEADLGALYRALRERSPAPFGAALPAVGLASVSPETFLRVDGRSVATRPIKGTRPRHRDPELDAALADDLATSVKDRAENVMVVDLERNDLGRVCVPGSVRVPELATVEAHPTVWHLVSTVSATLRDDVGYGELLRATFPCGSITGAPKIAAMRIIERLETARRGWYCGAVGFLSPGAARLSVAIRTATLHADGTVDYGAGGGIVADSDPADERHESFDKAAAFLRAVRARRPEQR
- a CDS encoding aminotransferase class IV → MSEPTTTRPLSVWIDGAQVPADRATVSVFDRGFRNGEGVFETFRAYGDHVFRLDQHLARAVAGATELGFDPGPTAVLRAAVADTARANLTALDGQDSALRLTVSAGSIDPDAPFPGRPVGVPTVVVTSHRLAHDPQRTEVGVSASSVALARELPHVKAVSYLVAVTARRRARAQGCDEALLTSPSGEVLEGASSNLFAVVDGQLVTPPTEAGLLAGVTRAVVLEVAARLGLPVAARPLPVEELAGAEEAFLTATTREVVPLVRVDGAAVGTGRPGPVTGRIVAGFRALVEEERRAGSGLRRPDRQVAHDEPGEGDQHRGGHESGGGDDR